The proteins below come from a single Limisphaera ngatamarikiensis genomic window:
- a CDS encoding transposase, translating to MPTVTKRSPRIRFEFVPAQKQSTLGGLPALEALAQQFDLWQKIRALPGLDPRTRTSHGYSPELIVAQLIYCFCSGGASLADAERLNDEPLVRQLARVKKFADQTQLGQWLRQQSDTSIAALWNLNAQFVQWVIDRADPARWTYAGRAEAFFDETQIEVFGPSFEGAKINYNGELALSWQTFWFGPFLVGGELGSPGEVSSALPAMLQTLRPLWRDRPCDFLADSGSSSAEHLQAIEQAGFTHWSVSYNKWTTGPERTAAALPQSAWSPATQTRWRDGVEVTEQYAG from the coding sequence ATGCCGACCGTCACCAAACGCTCGCCCAGGATCCGCTTCGAGTTCGTCCCCGCTCAAAAGCAGTCCACCCTGGGCGGCCTGCCCGCCCTGGAAGCCCTGGCCCAGCAGTTTGACCTCTGGCAAAAAATCCGCGCCCTGCCCGGACTGGACCCGCGCACCCGCACCTCCCACGGCTACAGCCCCGAGCTGATCGTGGCTCAACTGATCTACTGCTTCTGCTCGGGCGGGGCCAGCCTCGCCGACGCCGAACGGCTCAACGACGAGCCACTGGTGCGCCAGTTGGCCCGCGTCAAAAAGTTCGCCGACCAGACCCAGCTGGGCCAATGGCTGCGCCAACAATCCGACACCTCGATCGCCGCGCTCTGGAACCTCAACGCGCAGTTTGTGCAGTGGGTCATCGACCGGGCCGACCCCGCCCGCTGGACCTACGCCGGACGCGCGGAAGCGTTTTTCGACGAGACGCAGATCGAAGTCTTCGGCCCGAGCTTCGAGGGGGCCAAGATCAACTACAACGGCGAGCTGGCGCTCTCCTGGCAGACGTTCTGGTTCGGCCCGTTCCTGGTCGGTGGTGAACTGGGTTCGCCCGGCGAGGTCAGCAGCGCGTTGCCGGCGATGCTGCAAACGCTCCGGCCGCTCTGGCGGGATCGCCCCTGCGATTTCCTGGCCGACAGCGGCTCCAGCAGTGCCGAGCATCTTCAAGCCATCGAGCAGGCCGGCTTCACGCATTGGAGCGTCAGCTACAACAAATGGACCACCGGGCCGGAGCGCACCGCCGCCGCGCTGCCCCAGAGCGCCTGGAGTCCGGCCACGCAGACGCGCTGGCGCGACGGGGTGGAAGTGACCGAGCAGTACGCCGGCAT